The Cyanobacteria bacterium GSL.Bin1 genome includes a region encoding these proteins:
- the rpsR gene encoding 30S ribosomal protein S18 — MAYYRKRLSPIKPGDPIDYKDVELLRKFITERGKILPRRITGLTARQQRDLTRAINYARMLALLPYVDAES; from the coding sequence ATGGCCTATTATCGCAAACGTCTCTCTCCAATTAAACCGGGAGATCCCATCGATTATAAAGATGTCGAACTTCTACGAAAGTTTATTACCGAGCGCGGGAAAATTTTACCGCGTCGGATTACGGGCTTAACTGCAAGGCAACAACGGGATTTAACTCGAGCCATTAATTATGCTCGGATGCTAGCGTTACTGCCTTATGTGGATGCAGAAAGTTAA
- the tatA gene encoding twin-arginine translocase TatA/TatE family subunit produces MLGLGWLEVSVILGVAILIFGPKKLPEMGNALGKTLKGFRNEMNAPQEEDDSEFDRKSDL; encoded by the coding sequence ATGTTGGGTTTAGGCTGGCTCGAAGTAAGTGTCATTTTAGGTGTTGCCATCTTAATTTTTGGACCAAAAAAACTACCCGAAATGGGCAATGCTCTGGGCAAAACCTTGAAAGGGTTTCGTAATGAAATGAATGCCCCACAAGAAGAAGATGACTCAGAGTTTGATCGGAAATCAGATTTGTGA
- a CDS encoding phycocyanobilin:ferredoxin oxidoreductase, producing MSEPSSSLRSEQHPLIRALANTITTVWQEQLQLLPYHLPEDLGYIEGRLEGDKLTIENRCYQTQAFRKLHLELAKVGNNLDILHCVVFPRPEYDLPIFGCDLVGGRGQISAAIADLSPVSQNGELPATYTTALSKLPPLNFSQPRDLPPWGDIFSEFCLFIRPEDQQEEEQFLGRVRDFLTLHCQQGQMANPVSPEQQKANLAGQQRYCSQQQKNDKTRRVLEKAFGEAWAERYFSTVLFDVPEEDANRCP from the coding sequence ATGTCTGAACCGTCATCGTCTTTGCGTTCTGAGCAACATCCTCTGATTCGAGCGCTAGCCAATACAATCACTACGGTATGGCAAGAGCAATTACAATTATTGCCTTATCATTTACCTGAAGATCTCGGCTATATCGAAGGACGACTCGAAGGGGATAAACTCACCATTGAAAATCGCTGTTACCAAACCCAAGCCTTTCGGAAACTGCATTTGGAATTAGCGAAGGTGGGGAATAATCTTGATATTCTCCATTGTGTGGTTTTCCCGCGACCCGAATATGATTTGCCCATTTTTGGTTGTGATTTAGTGGGCGGACGAGGTCAAATTAGTGCGGCGATCGCGGATTTATCCCCAGTTAGTCAGAACGGTGAGTTACCAGCAACCTATACAACAGCCTTATCAAAGCTGCCTCCGCTCAACTTTTCCCAACCCCGGGACTTACCCCCCTGGGGGGATATCTTTTCGGAATTTTGTCTATTTATTCGTCCTGAAGATCAGCAAGAGGAAGAACAATTCTTAGGACGAGTGCGGGATTTTTTAACCCTTCACTGTCAACAAGGGCAGATGGCAAACCCCGTGTCTCCCGAGCAACAAAAAGCCAATTTAGCCGGACAACAACGGTACTGTAGCCAACAGCAAAAAAATGACAAAACCCGCCGTGTGCTAGAAAAAGCCTTTGGTGAAGCCTGGGCAGAGCGTTATTTCAGTACTGTCTTATTTGATGTACCAGAAGAAGACGCTAACCGTTGTCCTTGA
- a CDS encoding ferredoxin--nitrite reductase: protein MKPGDRVRVTESVIVYHHPKHKKEAFDIKGMEGTIQEIVTEWQGRPISANLPVKVKFEKKFTAHLREDEVEVIASEE, encoded by the coding sequence ATGAAACCTGGCGATCGCGTTCGCGTTACCGAATCCGTTATTGTTTATCACCATCCCAAGCATAAAAAAGAAGCCTTTGATATTAAAGGGATGGAAGGAACAATTCAAGAAATTGTTACCGAATGGCAAGGCAGACCGATTAGTGCCAATCTTCCAGTGAAGGTGAAATTTGAAAAAAAGTTTACGGCTCACTTGCGTGAAGATGAAGTGGAAGTCATCGCCAGTGAGGAGTAA
- a CDS encoding RNB domain-containing ribonuclease gives MEKGTLIEFKAQGERRLAVAERPEGKKHWIVLDQWGQSHTLHPRQVEYEVGGDPKRPQEISAFLGEVESYLDPSSLEVAWELLVEEGETVTPEQMAEVLFSDQSAAPCYAAYSLLAEDKIYFKRKGNVFEPRSSSQVAEIKHQLEVEQQRNQEKAEFIRRVKQALTGESIQWQGSEGFAGFYEKHRARFEALERYVLQPEQEVRLAQDTLAEIGREQTPDAAFRLLVDLGLWSRHENLFLRRSSYPKQFPKKVLDVAQQYLDSPPDDSEPNRVDLTQQKVYTIDDESTTEIDDGVSLETLSDGQHRIWIHIADPTRLLQPDDALDQEARRRSTSLYLPTGMIPMFPSELATGPMSLVQGQVCPAMSFGVTLAANGEIADYTIAASWVKPTYRLTYDDVDEMLELGVTAEPEIAHLAYWAEQRKQWRQSQGSISISLPEAVIKVTQDEEVEIELLDDSVARQLVAEMMILTGEVAGRFAIDKEIPLPFRSQPQPELPPDEELLQLPAGPVRYCAIRGCMPRSEMSTTPARHAGLGLEVYTQVTSPIRRYVDLLGHFQIKAYLRGEPCPFSPEQVQEIAYSAGSAAYEATLVERQTKRYWALEYLRRHGEQRWSAIVLRWLRQEDNLGIILLEDLGLELPHRFQTNVELGDRVEVEVVAADPHQDLIRFREFVETTVN, from the coding sequence GTGGAAAAGGGAACGTTAATCGAATTTAAAGCTCAAGGCGAGCGTCGTCTTGCGGTTGCAGAGCGACCAGAAGGAAAAAAACATTGGATTGTTTTGGATCAATGGGGTCAGTCTCACACCCTACATCCCCGACAAGTGGAGTATGAAGTGGGAGGCGACCCCAAACGCCCCCAAGAAATTTCAGCTTTTCTAGGAGAAGTTGAATCCTATTTAGATCCGTCTAGTCTAGAAGTGGCTTGGGAATTGCTGGTGGAAGAGGGAGAAACCGTTACACCAGAACAGATGGCGGAAGTGCTATTTTCGGATCAAAGTGCAGCACCGTGCTACGCCGCCTATTCTTTGTTAGCCGAAGATAAAATTTACTTTAAGCGTAAAGGAAATGTCTTTGAACCGCGGTCATCGTCACAAGTCGCGGAAATTAAACACCAACTGGAAGTTGAGCAACAACGGAATCAAGAAAAAGCAGAATTTATTCGTCGAGTGAAGCAAGCTTTAACGGGTGAGTCCATTCAGTGGCAAGGCAGCGAGGGCTTTGCCGGTTTTTACGAAAAGCATCGTGCCCGTTTTGAAGCTTTAGAACGTTACGTTCTCCAACCGGAACAAGAGGTCCGTCTCGCCCAAGACACCCTAGCGGAAATTGGACGGGAACAGACCCCTGATGCAGCGTTTCGCTTGCTGGTTGACCTCGGCTTATGGAGTCGCCATGAAAACCTTTTCTTGCGCCGTAGCTCCTATCCTAAACAGTTCCCGAAGAAGGTGTTAGATGTGGCGCAGCAATACTTAGATTCCCCGCCTGACGATAGTGAGCCTAATCGCGTAGACTTAACTCAGCAAAAGGTTTACACCATTGATGATGAAAGTACAACAGAAATTGATGATGGGGTGAGTCTGGAAACTTTATCTGATGGACAACATCGGATTTGGATTCATATTGCCGATCCCACCCGCTTGCTGCAACCCGACGATGCACTGGATCAAGAAGCGCGTCGGCGTAGTACCAGCTTATATCTCCCGACAGGGATGATTCCGATGTTTCCCTCAGAATTGGCAACGGGTCCGATGAGTTTGGTGCAAGGGCAAGTCTGTCCGGCAATGAGTTTTGGGGTTACTTTAGCGGCGAACGGAGAAATTGCCGATTATACGATTGCAGCAAGTTGGGTGAAACCCACCTATCGCCTCACTTATGATGATGTGGATGAAATGCTGGAGTTGGGAGTTACGGCTGAACCCGAAATTGCCCATCTTGCTTACTGGGCAGAACAACGGAAACAATGGCGCCAGTCGCAAGGGTCAATTAGTATTAGTTTGCCGGAAGCGGTCATTAAAGTAACTCAGGATGAGGAAGTGGAGATTGAACTGTTAGACGACTCGGTTGCCCGTCAACTGGTGGCGGAAATGATGATTCTCACGGGTGAAGTGGCGGGGCGATTTGCCATTGATAAGGAAATTCCCTTGCCTTTTCGCTCACAACCCCAGCCGGAACTGCCACCAGACGAAGAGTTATTACAATTACCAGCTGGACCGGTTCGCTATTGTGCGATCCGCGGGTGTATGCCTCGCAGTGAAATGAGTACGACTCCTGCCCGCCATGCCGGTTTGGGACTAGAGGTTTATACCCAAGTCACCTCCCCCATTCGCCGTTATGTGGATTTGTTAGGTCATTTTCAAATCAAAGCCTATTTGCGCGGTGAACCTTGCCCGTTTTCGCCAGAACAAGTACAAGAAATTGCTTATAGTGCAGGAAGTGCCGCTTACGAAGCGACGCTGGTGGAACGACAAACCAAGCGCTATTGGGCATTAGAATATTTGCGTCGGCATGGCGAACAACGGTGGAGCGCGATCGTGCTGCGTTGGTTACGACAAGAGGATAATCTGGGCATTATTTTATTAGAAGATTTAGGGTTAGAGTTACCCCATCGCTTCCAAACTAATGTTGAACTGGGCGATCGCGTGGAGGTAGAAGTTGTAGCTGCCGATCCCCATCAGGATCTCATTCGCTTCCGAGAGTTTGTAGAAACAACTGTTAATTAA
- a CDS encoding 1-acyl-sn-glycerol-3-phosphate acyltransferase produces MPDITVSPWLSRIVYPLGCYLLLPAYFGRLEVFGRENLPRTGPVLLAPTHRSRWDALIIPYTAGRWKTGRDLRYMVSENEMRGLQGWVISHMGGFPVDPKHPGLSTIRQSIEVLSQGEMLVIFPEGDIYRQQTIQPLKAGIGRIAIQAQVQRQVKESVKVVPISIHYSQPYPNWGTKVQVKVGTPIDAADYPSSQTKKSARCLIKDLETALKDLYEKDQPWQQVYSSDCSTESQYHRSEQSASVHH; encoded by the coding sequence ATGCCCGATATTACTGTTTCTCCCTGGTTAAGTCGTATCGTTTATCCTTTAGGGTGTTACCTGCTTCTCCCTGCATATTTTGGCAGACTGGAGGTGTTCGGACGAGAAAATCTGCCGCGCACGGGACCCGTGCTACTGGCGCCGACTCATCGCTCGCGTTGGGATGCGTTGATTATACCCTATACAGCAGGACGTTGGAAAACTGGTCGTGACTTAAGATACATGGTGTCCGAGAATGAAATGCGAGGCTTGCAAGGTTGGGTGATCAGCCATATGGGCGGCTTTCCCGTTGATCCGAAACATCCCGGTTTAAGCACGATTCGTCAAAGTATTGAGGTGTTGTCTCAGGGAGAAATGCTAGTTATCTTTCCTGAGGGCGATATCTATCGACAGCAGACGATACAGCCCTTAAAAGCGGGGATTGGTCGGATTGCCATCCAAGCGCAAGTACAACGCCAAGTCAAAGAAAGTGTAAAAGTCGTTCCGATTAGTATTCATTATTCGCAACCCTATCCGAACTGGGGAACAAAAGTGCAAGTGAAAGTGGGAACTCCCATTGATGCTGCCGATTATCCTTCCAGTCAAACGAAAAAAAGCGCACGATGTTTGATTAAAGATCTAGAAACCGCCTTGAAAGATCTGTATGAGAAAGATCAACCTTGGCAACAAGTCTATTCCAGTGACTGTTCAACTGAGAGTCAATATCATCGCTCAGAGCAATCGGCTTCGGTTCACCATTAA
- the rpmG gene encoding 50S ribosomal protein L33: MASKKGVRIIITLECTECRTSTDKRKKGVSRYTTEKNRRNHSGRVEFKKYCPYCNRHTVHKETK; the protein is encoded by the coding sequence ATGGCAAGTAAAAAGGGTGTCCGGATTATTATCACGTTAGAGTGTACTGAATGTCGGACCAGCACAGATAAGCGTAAAAAAGGTGTTTCTCGTTACACCACGGAAAAAAATCGTCGGAATCATTCAGGACGGGTTGAATTTAAGAAATATTGCCCTTACTGTAACCGACATACTGTTCACAAGGAAACGAAGTAG
- a CDS encoding MOSC domain-containing protein produces MVAQIGKILIYPIKALDGILCDYATVIAPGTLNFDRRWAMFDGQGKYVNGKNNPKVHQLRTAFDLNQLSVTFNPDSASTSFHLPTETEAINQWLSHYFQQPVFLREQPAGGFPDDTEAYGPTVISTATLETVASWFPPLTVENARSRLRANLEISHVPPFWEDQLFAEAGTAVHFSVGSVALAGVNPCQRCVVPTRDPNTGEKYPHFQRIFTQQRQATLPSWTTRSRFNHYYRLSVNTRIRSSQAGKVINIGDKVTKEFDSSLN; encoded by the coding sequence ATGGTTGCTCAAATTGGGAAAATCTTAATCTATCCAATTAAAGCGTTAGATGGAATATTGTGTGATTACGCGACGGTAATTGCTCCAGGAACGCTAAACTTTGATCGCAGATGGGCAATGTTTGATGGCCAAGGGAAGTATGTGAACGGGAAAAATAATCCCAAAGTCCATCAATTGCGCACGGCATTTGACCTGAATCAACTGAGTGTCACTTTCAATCCCGATTCAGCTTCTACTTCCTTTCACTTACCCACAGAAACTGAGGCGATTAATCAGTGGTTAAGCCATTATTTTCAACAGCCCGTCTTTCTCCGAGAACAACCCGCCGGCGGCTTTCCCGATGATACAGAAGCCTATGGTCCCACTGTGATTAGCACGGCGACCTTAGAAACGGTTGCCAGTTGGTTTCCGCCCTTGACAGTAGAGAACGCGCGATCGCGCTTACGAGCAAATTTAGAAATCAGTCATGTTCCTCCTTTCTGGGAAGATCAACTCTTTGCCGAGGCCGGAACAGCTGTTCACTTTTCCGTTGGGTCGGTTGCCTTGGCAGGAGTCAATCCTTGTCAACGTTGTGTCGTACCGACTCGTGACCCTAACACGGGAGAAAAATATCCTCACTTCCAGCGCATCTTTACTCAACAGCGCCAAGCAACGCTTCCGTCATGGACAACACGGAGTCGTTTTAACCATTACTATCGCCTCAGCGTTAATACTCGCATTCGGTCCTCCCAAGCCGGTAAAGTAATCAATATTGGAGATAAAGTCACTAAAGAATTTGATTCTTCTCTGAATTAA
- a CDS encoding methionine adenosyltransferase — translation MKKDFMFTSESVTAGHPDKLCDQISDAILDRCLQQQPQSRAIVECAISAAILFIAARFEPNLSVDFTTVARDVIDSVGYHRTGFSGKHCSILTSLEKMSPQDNFNEEQLSDEEIEKIAARDQATVFGFACDQTPVLMPMPIWLAHQLARRLHEVQLQKLLPYLSPDGKTLVGVEYNNRQPKRIHSITILASQNDPTTPNLKQLRDEIRQTVIEPVFAEAPIQPDEQTRIYINPEGILSPGGPESHAGLTGRKNAIDTYGEYAKHSGAALSGKDPTRIDRVGAYAARYAAKNVVAADLARECEVQLSYSLGLSRPVSVQVETFGTGQISEEEIATRLEQQFEFRLAGIIKQLQLRSRPSLSDDGFFQKLAAYGHVGRTDLDLPWEATDRADLLRD, via the coding sequence ATGAAAAAAGACTTTATGTTCACCTCCGAGTCGGTGACTGCTGGTCATCCCGATAAACTGTGCGACCAGATTAGCGATGCCATTCTTGATCGCTGCTTGCAACAGCAACCGCAATCGCGCGCGATCGTTGAGTGTGCAATTTCCGCTGCGATTCTGTTTATTGCTGCTCGCTTTGAACCGAACCTCAGCGTGGATTTCACCACGGTTGCCCGTGATGTCATCGACAGCGTCGGCTACCATCGCACCGGTTTCAGTGGTAAACATTGCTCAATTTTGACCAGTTTAGAAAAAATGTCGCCTCAAGACAACTTTAATGAAGAACAACTGTCCGATGAGGAGATTGAGAAAATTGCCGCCCGCGATCAAGCAACCGTTTTTGGCTTTGCTTGCGACCAAACGCCGGTTTTAATGCCGATGCCGATTTGGTTGGCCCACCAACTGGCGCGACGATTGCATGAAGTTCAACTCCAGAAGCTACTCCCCTATCTTTCTCCGGATGGGAAAACGCTAGTGGGCGTTGAATATAATAACCGCCAACCGAAACGGATTCACAGCATTACCATTCTCGCCAGTCAGAATGACCCTACCACTCCTAATTTGAAGCAACTGCGAGATGAGATTCGCCAAACTGTCATTGAACCGGTTTTTGCCGAAGCCCCGATTCAACCCGATGAGCAAACGCGCATCTATATCAACCCAGAAGGCATTCTTAGTCCTGGGGGTCCCGAATCACACGCAGGGTTAACCGGGCGCAAAAACGCGATCGATACCTATGGGGAATATGCCAAACACAGTGGGGCAGCCCTCAGTGGAAAAGACCCCACTCGCATTGATCGGGTGGGGGCTTATGCGGCTCGTTATGCAGCTAAAAACGTGGTGGCAGCGGATCTAGCGCGGGAATGCGAAGTGCAACTGAGCTATTCTCTAGGATTATCCCGCCCCGTAAGTGTGCAAGTGGAAACCTTCGGCACCGGTCAAATTTCAGAAGAAGAAATTGCTACCCGCTTAGAACAACAGTTTGAGTTTCGTCTAGCGGGTATCATCAAGCAACTCCAGCTGCGATCGCGCCCTTCCTTGTCTGATGACGGCTTCTTTCAAAAACTCGCTGCCTACGGTCATGTTGGTCGCACCGATCTCGATTTACCCTGGGAAGCAACGGATCGCGCTGATTTATTACGGGACTAA
- a CDS encoding TIGR03943 family protein, with the protein MRLIPKVSPSTWHYFLLPSLDALTFLAWGTLLFKYWLNGEIRLLIHPNYIGLVVVTGGVLLLLGIIKLLQLYFLQTVKRGREPLFQHVTLFPVGWSTFFLLGTAILGFLMPPKILGSEIALQRGIRETLPMTQTAPQQFRVKVQPEERSLIDWIKTINTYPEPDAYQGQKVKVQGFVIQKEQLPSNYFLLAQFIITCCAIDAYPVALPVQLANTKEQYPADTWLKVEGEMITEQLISTITQDSDKQVKRQVVIRAEQVTEIPTPRNPYGS; encoded by the coding sequence ATGCGTTTAATCCCAAAAGTTTCTCCGTCCACTTGGCATTATTTCCTGCTTCCCAGCTTAGATGCACTGACGTTTCTAGCTTGGGGGACTTTATTATTTAAGTATTGGCTAAATGGTGAAATTAGACTCTTAATTCATCCGAATTATATTGGTCTGGTTGTCGTAACAGGAGGGGTGTTATTACTACTTGGAATCATAAAACTATTGCAGCTTTATTTTCTGCAAACGGTTAAGAGAGGTAGGGAACCCCTTTTCCAGCATGTGACGCTGTTTCCGGTGGGATGGAGTACTTTTTTTTTGTTAGGAACCGCCATTTTAGGGTTCCTGATGCCGCCGAAAATTTTAGGCAGTGAAATTGCCTTACAACGAGGGATTAGAGAAACCCTTCCCATGACCCAAACGGCACCCCAACAATTCCGTGTCAAGGTTCAACCTGAAGAACGATCGCTGATTGATTGGATTAAAACGATTAATACTTATCCGGAACCGGATGCTTATCAAGGGCAGAAAGTGAAAGTGCAGGGCTTTGTGATTCAAAAAGAGCAATTGCCTTCTAATTATTTTTTACTGGCGCAGTTTATTATTACCTGTTGCGCGATCGATGCTTATCCCGTTGCCTTACCCGTCCAACTTGCAAATACTAAGGAGCAGTATCCGGCTGATACTTGGTTAAAAGTAGAAGGAGAAATGATCACTGAGCAGCTGATTTCAACAATAACCCAAGACTCAGACAAGCAAGTAAAACGCCAAGTTGTGATTCGTGCCGAGCAAGTCACTGAAATTCCTACCCCCCGTAATCCTTATGGTTCCTAG
- a CDS encoding HAD-IC family P-type ATPase: MVSTLAIHSVKGRIRYQIEGLYRSRKLADYLQQTLSQQTGIQQVQANALTGNLLVRFDPTRPASEIRSLVEDTLASYQSGKKPTPPDQDQEPPPPATHEETSDWHVLTVETLLQRLGTSQTTGLSAEAVTQSAQQYGWNTFAEAKVREDLEIILEQFNSLPVMLLGVAAGISLVTGGVADALTIAGVVGLNAVIGYVTESQSERIIQSLKSQGKPVAVVIRDGSEETINSGEVVVGDLLILRTGDRVAADSRLLSSDNLQIDESPLTGESLPVTKIATPLEQREVPLAERENMVYRGTLVTGGQGRAVVVATGNQTEIGKIQAMAGEAIVPETPLQRQLDEVGGQLVLIGSVVCALEFGIGVLRGQGWLTMLKSAISLAVASVPEGLPAIATTILALGIQEARRQGVLIRGIDAVESLGSLQTICLDKTGTLTCNQMVVKDVRVGLKGARFEDDRCWHFGDREIAPLHDQEASWLLQVGVLCSETEVTRSGESYTLAGSATENALVQIAIDAGIDPIALRERFPLLTTNARSANHELMSTLHRFGDEKCLVAVKGNPHEIIRRCEYRAQEGEVLPLTKQERRLLENMNQQMAGKALRVLGFAYRMADSGISESEMEEHLVWLGLAGMADPIREGVIDVIARFHSAGIDTVMITGDQGPTAYAIAQELHLGRDGRLEILDSSALGELSSEKLDALANKVDVFARVSPADKLNIVQSLQATGKIVAMTGDGINDSPALKAANVGIAMGKGGADAARETADVILEDNALETTIAAIAQGRAIYSNIRKSLHFLLATNLSELAVMIVGTAAGFAEPLNTMQLLWLNLVTDVFPSLGLALEAPESNILDQPPRDPDEPILSKSDYERIGLEAAVLSVSALGAYGYALTRHGPGPRASTVLFMGLTIAQILNALNARSTQPSLIGGEPRPDNPYFDAAVIGSLALQLLPLFLPPLRQLLKLGPLDPLDTAVIAGCALLSLAVNEGTKTIEFSEAK, from the coding sequence TTGGTTAGCACTTTAGCAATACATAGTGTCAAAGGAAGAATTCGTTACCAAATTGAGGGACTTTATCGGTCTCGAAAATTGGCGGATTATCTCCAGCAAACGTTAAGTCAGCAAACTGGAATACAGCAAGTCCAAGCGAATGCCTTGACGGGTAATTTGTTGGTTCGATTTGATCCTACTCGTCCGGCTTCAGAGATTCGATCCCTGGTTGAAGATACTCTTGCCAGTTACCAATCGGGAAAGAAACCAACGCCACCAGATCAGGATCAGGAACCCCCTCCACCGGCAACCCATGAGGAAACCAGTGATTGGCACGTTTTAACGGTAGAAACCCTATTGCAGCGGTTAGGAACGTCCCAAACTACGGGGTTATCGGCAGAAGCCGTGACGCAAAGTGCGCAGCAATATGGTTGGAATACATTTGCAGAAGCCAAGGTTCGCGAAGACCTCGAAATTATCCTCGAACAATTTAATTCCCTGCCGGTGATGTTATTAGGAGTAGCCGCGGGAATTTCTCTGGTCACTGGCGGGGTTGCGGATGCCTTAACCATTGCCGGTGTGGTGGGATTGAATGCCGTGATTGGTTATGTGACCGAAAGTCAATCAGAACGGATTATTCAATCGTTGAAAAGCCAAGGGAAACCTGTTGCGGTGGTGATTCGCGATGGTAGTGAGGAAACTATTAATTCGGGAGAAGTCGTGGTCGGCGATCTGTTAATTTTGCGCACCGGCGATCGCGTTGCTGCCGATTCCCGTTTACTGAGTAGTGATAATCTGCAAATTGATGAGTCTCCCCTAACCGGAGAAAGCCTCCCCGTGACAAAAATTGCCACACCACTAGAACAAAGAGAGGTTCCTCTCGCCGAACGAGAAAATATGGTTTATCGGGGAACCCTTGTTACGGGTGGACAAGGACGGGCAGTTGTTGTCGCTACCGGTAATCAAACGGAAATTGGCAAGATCCAAGCCATGGCAGGAGAAGCAATTGTGCCGGAAACACCCCTGCAACGACAACTGGATGAGGTGGGCGGACAACTGGTTTTAATTGGATCAGTTGTTTGTGCTTTAGAGTTTGGCATTGGCGTTTTACGTGGACAAGGCTGGTTAACCATGCTCAAAAGTGCCATTTCTCTGGCGGTGGCGTCTGTTCCCGAAGGCTTACCTGCGATCGCGACCACAATTTTAGCATTAGGCATTCAAGAAGCCCGTCGCCAAGGGGTTCTGATTCGGGGGATTGATGCGGTGGAGTCCTTGGGTTCCCTACAAACCATCTGCCTGGATAAAACCGGCACTCTCACTTGTAATCAGATGGTGGTTAAAGATGTGCGAGTAGGTCTTAAGGGCGCTCGATTCGAGGATGACCGGTGCTGGCATTTCGGAGACCGGGAAATTGCGCCTTTGCATGATCAAGAAGCTTCTTGGTTACTCCAGGTGGGAGTGCTGTGTAGCGAAACAGAAGTGACGCGGTCTGGGGAAAGCTATACCCTTGCGGGTTCGGCAACGGAAAATGCCCTCGTACAAATCGCAATTGATGCGGGGATTGACCCGATCGCGCTACGAGAAAGGTTTCCGCTACTGACAACGAATGCGCGATCGGCTAATCATGAGTTAATGAGTACCCTGCACCGTTTTGGCGATGAAAAATGCCTGGTTGCAGTGAAAGGGAATCCTCATGAAATTATCCGGCGCTGTGAGTATCGAGCACAAGAGGGGGAAGTCTTGCCTTTGACGAAACAAGAGCGGCGATTGCTGGAAAATATGAATCAGCAAATGGCAGGAAAAGCCTTGCGAGTGTTGGGCTTTGCTTACCGCATGGCAGATAGCGGGATTAGCGAAAGTGAAATGGAAGAACATTTGGTCTGGTTAGGCTTAGCCGGGATGGCCGATCCAATTCGAGAGGGGGTGATTGATGTGATTGCCCGCTTCCATAGCGCCGGCATTGATACAGTGATGATTACCGGCGATCAAGGTCCCACTGCCTATGCCATTGCGCAGGAATTACACTTAGGGCGCGATGGTCGCCTCGAAATTTTAGATTCCTCGGCGTTAGGAGAACTCAGTAGCGAGAAATTAGACGCCCTCGCCAATAAAGTGGATGTCTTTGCCCGGGTTAGTCCTGCCGATAAACTGAATATTGTGCAAAGCCTACAAGCAACGGGGAAAATTGTTGCCATGACCGGAGATGGCATTAATGATAGTCCCGCTTTGAAAGCAGCTAATGTCGGGATTGCCATGGGAAAAGGCGGGGCAGATGCTGCGCGGGAAACGGCAGATGTCATCCTTGAAGATAATGCCCTAGAAACGACTATCGCCGCGATCGCGCAAGGGCGCGCCATCTACAGTAATATTCGCAAATCCCTACACTTTCTCCTCGCCACCAACCTCAGCGAACTCGCGGTGATGATTGTCGGTACAGCAGCGGGTTTTGCCGAACCCCTAAACACGATGCAACTCCTCTGGCTGAATTTAGTAACGGATGTTTTTCCGAGTTTGGGGCTAGCCTTAGAAGCACCGGAATCGAATATTCTCGATCAGCCACCCCGCGATCCCGATGAACCCATTTTAAGCAAGTCTGACTACGAACGGATCGGACTCGAAGCAGCCGTCTTATCAGTCAGTGCCTTGGGGGCTTATGGTTATGCCCTCACCCGCCATGGACCCGGACCTCGCGCCAGTACAGTCTTGTTTATGGGGTTAACGATCGCGCAGATTCTCAATGCCTTGAATGCCCGTTCTACCCAACCTTCATTAATCGGCGGCGAACCGCGTCCGGATAATCCTTATTTTGATGCGGCAGTGATTGGATCTCTTGCCCTACAACTTTTACCCCTGTTTTTACCGCCCCTACGGCAGTTGTTAAAGTTGGGTCCGCTTGATCCCCTGGATACAGCAGTGATTGCAGGGTGCGCCCTCCTCTCTCTGGCAGTGAATGAAGGAACGAAAACCATTGAATTCAGTGAGGCGAAATGA